From a region of the Microterricola gilva genome:
- a CDS encoding amylo-alpha-1,6-glucosidase codes for MAELVTTDAAALARAAGANLDLVRAPFTLPRSRLLVFAAGAGGRRTVPVDSTAPIEGVRVCTAEYERRLDDCEVFREIRVLDAAGAALPVTDIQPQLIEFGGGVVSLSFAGPAALSIGLRDDAAAGDGPVTVELHGPRGDASVPVQRFPLGGAAASVCLAIAPDRSATIAVAGAAQHREHAAASERLWLDWFANTPRVRPELQEMTAFCWWVLGANIVELPALGNARAVVPSKIGYVGLWQWDAYFIAVGLSHGDPELAREQLELAFRFPSADGQLPDVVHEEGILATSDDLPAADRETLRRAGSSIADPGSPVPLTKPPLAAWALRKVMDATPGDDEWAKALLPTIARSQDWWFTVSDLDGDGMPEYGHPYSSGLDDSPIFDGPLPTTAPDLGAYLVLQDAELARLAEHFGVADPGVAEAHRARSTATMAKLLELWDEEAGFFRARAAGEPVGSYAVVSLLPLLTGALPVPVLERMLAALDDERLFGTPWGVPTVAVDDPDFSPERMWRGPVWININTLLVEGLRASGQPERARELAERTVALVTHGGGPHEYFNPYSGEKAETATTAFGWSAALFIELAVQLSA; via the coding sequence ATGGCTGAGCTCGTGACCACGGATGCCGCAGCGTTGGCCCGTGCGGCCGGCGCCAACCTCGACCTCGTGCGTGCGCCGTTCACGCTGCCACGCTCGCGCCTGCTGGTCTTCGCGGCCGGTGCGGGCGGGCGCCGCACGGTGCCGGTCGATTCCACTGCTCCGATCGAGGGCGTGCGCGTCTGCACGGCCGAGTACGAGCGGCGCCTCGACGACTGCGAGGTGTTCCGGGAGATCCGGGTGCTGGACGCCGCCGGAGCCGCGCTGCCCGTCACCGACATCCAACCGCAGCTGATCGAGTTCGGTGGGGGAGTCGTGAGCCTCAGCTTCGCCGGTCCCGCCGCGTTGAGCATCGGCCTGCGCGACGACGCGGCCGCCGGCGATGGGCCCGTCACCGTCGAGCTGCACGGGCCGCGCGGCGACGCGTCCGTCCCGGTGCAGCGCTTCCCGCTCGGCGGCGCCGCGGCATCCGTCTGCCTCGCGATCGCCCCGGACCGCAGCGCGACGATCGCCGTCGCCGGTGCGGCGCAGCACCGCGAGCACGCGGCGGCGAGCGAGCGGCTCTGGCTGGACTGGTTCGCCAACACCCCGCGCGTGCGGCCGGAGCTGCAGGAGATGACCGCGTTCTGCTGGTGGGTGCTCGGCGCCAACATCGTCGAACTGCCGGCGCTCGGCAACGCCCGCGCCGTCGTGCCGTCGAAGATCGGCTACGTCGGCCTCTGGCAGTGGGACGCCTACTTCATCGCCGTCGGTCTCAGCCACGGCGACCCGGAACTCGCCAGGGAGCAGCTGGAGCTGGCGTTCCGCTTCCCGAGCGCGGACGGGCAGCTGCCCGACGTCGTGCACGAGGAGGGGATCCTCGCCACGAGCGACGATCTGCCCGCGGCCGACCGCGAGACGCTCCGCCGTGCCGGGTCGAGCATTGCCGACCCCGGTTCGCCTGTGCCGCTGACCAAGCCGCCGCTTGCTGCCTGGGCGCTGCGCAAGGTGATGGACGCGACGCCGGGCGACGATGAGTGGGCCAAGGCGCTGCTGCCGACGATCGCCCGCTCGCAGGACTGGTGGTTCACCGTCTCCGACCTCGACGGCGACGGGATGCCGGAGTACGGCCACCCGTACTCCTCCGGCCTCGACGACAGCCCGATCTTCGACGGCCCGCTGCCGACGACGGCGCCAGACCTCGGCGCCTACCTCGTGCTGCAGGACGCCGAGCTGGCGCGTCTCGCCGAGCACTTCGGGGTCGCGGACCCCGGCGTCGCCGAGGCGCACCGCGCGCGCTCGACGGCGACGATGGCCAAGCTGCTCGAGCTGTGGGACGAGGAGGCCGGCTTCTTCCGGGCGCGCGCCGCGGGAGAGCCCGTCGGCAGCTACGCCGTCGTCAGCCTGTTGCCGCTGCTCACCGGTGCGCTGCCGGTTCCCGTGCTCGAGCGCATGCTCGCCGCCCTCGACGACGAGCGGCTGTTCGGCACACCGTGGGGCGTCCCGACCGTCGCCGTGGACGATCCGGACTTCTCGCCGGAGCGCATGTGGCGCGGACCGGTCTGGATCAACATCAACACGCTGCTCGTCGAGGGCCTGCGCGCCTCCGGCCAGCCGGAGCGGGCGCGGGAACTCGCCGAGCGCACGGTGGCGCTGGTCACGCACGGCGGCGGCCCGCACGAATACTTCAACCCGTACAGCGGCGAGAAGGCGGAGACCGCGACGACGGCATTCGGCTGGTCGGCCGCGCTCTTCATCGAGCTCGCGGTGCAGCTGAGCGCCTAG
- a CDS encoding carbohydrate ABC transporter permease gives MSTTNLDTRAMTMPDGAGKRPSGARTAKTGRSLLIHLVLIIAGAAMVFPFLWMLLTSLKTLPQLLQDPLSFWPDPWTFDNFIDAWNAVPFGQAYFNSIYIAVLAVIGTLVTASMAGYAFARIRFAGSKIIFLVFLATQMIPKQVTLIPFYLLMSQLGWVDSHLSLIVPAMMVNPFAVFLMRQFVLSLPKELEEAAIVDGAGRWRIFWSVILPNLKPGLGALSIIVALDVWNAFLFPLVLLNTPDLFTVPLLLASFRGQFGSINYGLVMAASAIATIPMLVAFVIGQRRILNSMAASGLGGR, from the coding sequence ATGAGCACCACAAATCTCGACACCCGCGCCATGACCATGCCGGATGGTGCAGGCAAGCGCCCGTCTGGAGCGCGCACAGCCAAGACGGGTCGCTCCCTGCTGATCCACCTCGTGCTGATCATCGCCGGGGCGGCCATGGTGTTCCCGTTCCTCTGGATGCTGCTCACCTCGCTGAAGACGCTGCCGCAGCTGCTGCAGGACCCGCTCAGCTTCTGGCCGGACCCGTGGACCTTTGACAACTTCATCGACGCCTGGAACGCCGTGCCGTTCGGGCAGGCGTACTTCAACAGCATCTACATCGCCGTGCTCGCCGTCATCGGCACGCTGGTGACGGCGTCGATGGCCGGCTACGCCTTCGCCCGCATCCGCTTCGCCGGCAGCAAGATCATCTTCCTGGTCTTCCTGGCGACGCAGATGATCCCCAAGCAGGTCACGCTCATCCCGTTCTACCTGCTGATGAGCCAGCTCGGCTGGGTCGACTCGCACCTGTCGCTGATCGTGCCGGCCATGATGGTCAACCCCTTCGCCGTGTTCCTCATGCGCCAGTTCGTGCTGTCGCTGCCCAAGGAGCTCGAGGAGGCCGCGATCGTCGACGGTGCAGGCCGCTGGCGCATCTTCTGGAGCGTCATCCTGCCCAACCTCAAGCCCGGCCTCGGCGCGCTCAGCATCATCGTCGCGCTCGACGTGTGGAACGCCTTCCTGTTCCCGCTCGTGCTGCTGAACACGCCTGACCTCTTCACCGTGCCGCTGCTGCTGGCGAGCTTCCGCGGCCAGTTCGGCTCCATCAACTACGGACTGGTGATGGCGGCATCCGCCATCGCGACGATCCCGATGCTGGTCGCCTTCGTCATCGGCCAGCGCCGGATCCTCAACAGCATGGCCGCCTCCGGCCTCGGAGGGCGCTAG
- a CDS encoding extracellular solute-binding protein: protein MVWSTWGTPEELTRYEEFNDEFMKRHPDITVKLQPVASYSDYHSKMLAQLSSNTAPDVFYIGDDKLGQFVSSNRLMPLTDLMNSSASDTKPDDFFPSLFGAAEVDGEIYAAPNDVNSDALWYDKVALAAAGITEDPATLAAEGQWTTAKFLEMNDKLAEAGLTGTMFWNYWATHYGWISSQGGEAYNDAGDFVGNTDKTTVEAVDTLGNYFQDKKFVVADTLPEGAGADSVFVTHKSGFFAQGRYTIGTLKSAGVEADYDIVDWPTPDGVAAPTGVAASYLAINGKTKAKDAAFTFWTEFLSADGQKFRLTGGGNAVPSIKGADEVVLEDNYPAHAQTFLDMRDVGFANYPTEAAVPALSTDISDLFLGLYEGKSTAQDTLDEVAALVESKTGK from the coding sequence GTGGTCTGGTCCACCTGGGGCACCCCGGAAGAACTCACTCGCTACGAGGAGTTCAACGACGAGTTCATGAAGCGTCACCCCGACATCACGGTCAAGCTGCAGCCCGTCGCCTCGTACAGCGACTACCACTCCAAGATGCTCGCGCAGCTCTCCAGCAACACGGCGCCCGATGTGTTCTACATCGGCGACGACAAGCTCGGCCAGTTCGTCTCGTCGAACCGCCTGATGCCGCTGACCGATCTCATGAACTCCTCGGCAAGCGACACCAAGCCGGATGACTTCTTCCCCAGCCTGTTCGGTGCCGCAGAGGTTGACGGCGAGATCTACGCCGCTCCGAACGACGTCAACTCCGACGCGCTCTGGTACGACAAGGTCGCCCTCGCCGCCGCCGGAATCACCGAGGACCCTGCGACGCTCGCCGCCGAAGGCCAGTGGACCACCGCGAAGTTCCTCGAGATGAACGACAAGCTCGCCGAGGCCGGCCTGACCGGAACGATGTTCTGGAACTACTGGGCCACCCACTACGGCTGGATCTCGTCGCAGGGCGGCGAGGCATACAACGACGCAGGTGACTTCGTCGGCAACACCGACAAGACCACGGTCGAGGCCGTCGACACGCTCGGCAACTACTTCCAGGACAAGAAGTTCGTCGTCGCCGACACCCTTCCCGAGGGAGCGGGCGCCGACAGCGTGTTCGTCACCCACAAGTCGGGCTTCTTCGCCCAGGGTCGCTACACGATCGGCACGCTGAAGAGCGCCGGTGTCGAGGCCGACTACGACATCGTCGACTGGCCCACCCCGGACGGCGTCGCCGCCCCGACCGGTGTCGCCGCGTCCTACCTCGCCATCAACGGCAAGACGAAGGCCAAGGACGCCGCATTCACGTTCTGGACCGAGTTCCTGAGCGCTGATGGCCAGAAGTTCCGCCTCACCGGCGGCGGCAACGCCGTACCGTCGATCAAGGGCGCCGACGAGGTCGTGCTGGAGGACAACTACCCCGCGCACGCCCAGACGTTCCTCGACATGCGTGACGTCGGGTTCGCCAACTACCCGACCGAGGCCGCCGTTCCCGCGCTCTCGACCGACATCAGCGACCTGTTCCTCGGTCTCTATGAAGGCAAGAGCACCGCGCAGGACACGCTGGACGAGGTCGCAGCACTCGTCGAATCGAAGACGGGCAAGTGA
- a CDS encoding aspartate-semialdehyde dehydrogenase, producing MSSSQGINIGVVGATGQVGAVVRRLLEERNFPVAQIRYFASARSAGSTLPWRGEDVVIEDAATADPSGLDVAIFSAGATLSKAQAPRFAEAGVIVIDNSSGWRMDPEVPLVVSEVNPEAIAQAKKGIIANPNCTTMAAMPVLKVLHEAAGLERLVVSTYQAVSGSGLVGAQELETQVRAALDGDVQGLVHDGRAVAMPEPTIYAKNIAFDVIPLAGSIVDDGSFETDEEKKLRNESRKILDLPGLLVSGTCVRVPVFTGHSLAINAEFANPISVERATELLATAPGVVLSDVPTPLEAAGTDPSYVGRIRQDEGAPDGRGLALFISNDNLRKGAALNAVQIAELVAATL from the coding sequence GTGAGCAGCAGCCAGGGCATCAACATCGGCGTCGTCGGGGCGACGGGGCAGGTCGGTGCCGTCGTGCGCCGCCTGCTCGAGGAGCGCAACTTCCCGGTGGCGCAGATTCGCTACTTCGCCTCTGCCCGCTCGGCAGGCAGCACGCTGCCGTGGCGCGGCGAGGACGTCGTCATCGAGGACGCCGCAACGGCAGACCCAAGCGGCCTCGACGTGGCGATCTTCTCGGCCGGCGCAACGCTCTCCAAGGCACAGGCACCCCGCTTCGCGGAGGCCGGCGTGATCGTGATCGACAACTCCAGCGGCTGGCGGATGGACCCAGAGGTCCCGCTCGTCGTCAGCGAGGTGAACCCGGAGGCCATCGCACAGGCCAAGAAGGGCATCATCGCCAACCCGAACTGCACGACGATGGCGGCCATGCCCGTCCTCAAGGTGCTGCACGAGGCCGCCGGCCTCGAGCGCCTCGTCGTGAGCACCTACCAGGCCGTCTCAGGCAGCGGACTCGTCGGCGCCCAGGAGCTCGAGACCCAGGTGCGCGCCGCCCTCGACGGCGATGTGCAGGGCCTCGTGCACGATGGCCGCGCCGTCGCCATGCCCGAGCCGACGATCTACGCCAAGAACATCGCCTTCGACGTCATCCCGCTGGCCGGATCCATCGTCGACGACGGCTCCTTCGAGACCGACGAAGAGAAGAAGCTGCGCAACGAGAGCCGCAAGATCCTCGACCTGCCTGGTCTGCTCGTGAGCGGCACCTGCGTGCGCGTCCCGGTATTCACCGGGCACTCGCTGGCCATCAACGCCGAGTTCGCCAACCCGATCTCGGTCGAGCGTGCGACCGAGCTGCTGGCGACGGCACCCGGTGTCGTGCTCAGCGACGTTCCCACGCCGCTCGAGGCGGCCGGAACCGACCCCAGCTACGTTGGACGCATCCGCCAGGACGAGGGCGCCCCAGACGGCCGCGGACTCGCCTTGTTCATCTCGAACGACAATCTGCGCAAGGGCGCGGCTCTGAACGCCGTGCAGATCGCCGAGCTCGTCGCCGCGACGCTGTAG
- a CDS encoding carbohydrate ABC transporter permease, which produces MGRSAATLLPGGLRKEAAWRRRDRSWGYVFVAPQVVGMAIFVLLPFVASLVLAFTSWDGLTELTWVGFENFTAQLQDELLLRSIVNTLLIAVITVPLGLGFAVIIAVALEKLKTRTLYLILFFAPVVTSTVAVAMIWQQMFRSDGVLSNAISKIFGITPPDWLGDPKLALIAVCIVSIWSSMGLNVIIFMAGLQNISPSVIEAARIDGAGAFRLFMQIRLPLLSPIIFFSSIVAFISSLQTFDTVFILTQDAGPDNATRTIVYHIYDLGFGRFEFGPSSAAAVILLVLTLVITAIQFGAQKKFVHYEDDPV; this is translated from the coding sequence GTGGGGCGGTCCGCCGCCACCCTCCTGCCAGGCGGCCTCCGCAAGGAGGCCGCCTGGCGGCGCCGCGATCGCTCGTGGGGCTACGTCTTCGTGGCGCCCCAGGTGGTCGGCATGGCCATCTTCGTGCTGCTGCCATTCGTCGCCAGCCTGGTTCTGGCCTTCACCTCGTGGGACGGCCTGACCGAGCTCACCTGGGTCGGCTTCGAGAACTTCACCGCGCAGCTCCAGGACGAGCTGCTGCTCCGCTCCATCGTCAACACCCTGCTGATCGCCGTGATCACGGTGCCGCTCGGCCTCGGCTTCGCGGTCATCATCGCGGTCGCGCTCGAGAAGCTCAAGACGCGCACCCTCTACCTGATCCTGTTCTTCGCGCCGGTCGTCACCAGCACGGTCGCCGTCGCCATGATCTGGCAGCAGATGTTCCGCTCCGACGGCGTGCTGAGCAACGCGATCTCCAAGATCTTCGGCATCACCCCGCCCGATTGGCTGGGCGATCCCAAGCTCGCCCTGATCGCGGTGTGCATCGTCTCGATCTGGTCGTCGATGGGGCTCAACGTCATCATCTTCATGGCCGGGCTGCAGAACATCTCGCCGTCGGTCATCGAGGCCGCCCGCATCGACGGGGCAGGAGCCTTCCGCCTGTTCATGCAGATCCGTCTGCCGCTGCTGAGTCCGATCATCTTCTTCTCGTCGATCGTCGCGTTCATCTCGTCGCTGCAGACCTTCGACACCGTCTTCATCCTGACCCAGGATGCCGGCCCGGACAACGCCACCCGCACGATCGTGTACCACATCTACGATCTCGGTTTCGGTCGTTTCGAGTTCGGCCCGTCCAGTGCGGCCGCCGTCATCCTGCTCGTGCTCACCCTCGTGATCACGGCGATCCAGTTCGGCGCCCAGAAGAAGTTCGTTCACTACGAGGATGACCCAGTATGA